The nucleotide window aatcaagtgaaaaacatggtatgtatcttgtattgaacgttggtatactttgtatgaaaaacatggtatgtatcttgtataaatcaagtatttctgtatgtatcaagttgttaatgggttgcaaggccattaacatgtgacacgacataggaagcaacccaaaccataggcatttttctagttgcgattcacgactgagacacaaaagcagctactcggtactagttttcaccaagagtgtggctacccgaaaacccattagatctaaccttttgttctgcggtcttagtatgtacacgattactgatgcttatggtaccctattcgtgacacgatttctcctatcattcctcaattcttgtatccatcataccatttgtaaacattgtaacatttgtaacatgtatttcacccccgaagttataaaactgaaaacagttaaaagaaaagggggagcatgaactcacaactttgcgttccttgcgccgtaaacttcaccggtttttgcttatctagcgtcgtgacctaaacgtgttttattaacgttagtcactagacttgtattgcacaagtacaagtcactatcttttgtatatgttttcttatgttaaaaataatttatatttttaactgtgtatcttacttatattattttctcaaaaataaatataagtatcttgtatttttcacccgaattatgtatcttgtccaagttatttattctatcaagtaatatattttcataaatatattttcttgtatttgtctaagcatgttgtatatgtatttttggtattttcactccttaggagtatttagtgtattttcacgtcctaatacactatcacatgtaatacatactacatacacttagcacaaaatttggtgatcaataaatatatatatttttctcaaatatacatacttaatatcaattttaatcttgaagaaatcatcatttcttaacacaaaaattagggaaacatTGGTAAAAAAatttagatacatttttagggaataagtttctcaaaaacttatattttttttctaagtgtcaaaatttataaaaatttgacatagtttcccctaaaaatggagtttcccatgtttccaaaacatgcgtttatttttttaaatcatcAGCAACATCAACAACACAATCAAGTCTTACCATAAGCCTAGATCATGTAAAtcacactacatcatgaacttgaggttcttgtaaaaacttgtagtaacttaccatgttatttagtaggtttagttacccttaaaaaaacatggttgtttgtttgtaaaCCTCATTCTTGAAGGAGTTAGTCATTTACAACTTTTAAattgatttttctaaaaatatttcttttgtatttttcttgtttcataagtgtttatacacttgtttttctactaaaaatagtgtaggtttgaGTAAAagtcatgatctttcaaaaatcgTCTTTTGAACTTGGTTTGTTTGGAAACATCATTTGTAAATCTCGGATTCATAAGGTCATCAACTCACTTTGTTTACTTATATTTCAAGAAATCATCTTATTATCAAGTTCATATCTTTattagaagatgattattttatgtagagacataatcatctcctaacttgttaaatcatgtttttaatccTAATCTAACAAGTTTAATATTATGATCAACATCATAttatcaagaaatcaacaagcaaTCATCAACATATTTAAAACAACATCATTCTAACAATATTACATCATGTTTCATCAATTTTTCATCTTATgtaaagctttatgttcatgatttatgTGTATGTTCATTAGTGTTCTTGAGTTAATCATTATACAAACAACTCTTAACCACTAAAATCGCACTATAataaagtgaagaaaaggttgaagatgatgtttTTGAAGTTacagagaagaagaaagaagattGAATAAAATTGATTAAAATACCCTTcatctttattttaaatttttgcACGTGTCATACTCATgttgcttcctatccttcctagccaaaataaactttctatttgatcttCACTTGagattatataaaataaatggcATAAGTCTTATGTAGAAAATATCCACAATATTGCAAGGGTCGATTTTTCCACGAAAGGCAGTGGACTCGTGGGTCTCCGGTGTATTTATCTCGAATCAaacatacattcatacatacccACCATTACAAATAAAAACAACTCCCTTGCAGTTTGGTGTATAATCCTTTTTTCCTTACGGATATGAAGTTTTTTCAATTATGCCTGCACTTACTCACTTTCCTTTTAGTAACAGCAACAGCACCCGCGATTGCAAAGTACGCCAAGAGAGGGTGCAATGGTAAGTGCGGGAGAGTTAGGATTCCATACCCTTTTGGAATCGGTGCTGGATGTTCTTTCAATAAATGGTACATCATTGGTTGCAACAACTCGAAGCCATATCTACCTGCACTCAGCAACCTGGAAGTCTTGGGTATAAACTTGAGAAATCAAACAGTCACTGTTAATGCGCCAAAGACCTCTGATTGCGGAAACCTAGTTCAGAGTAGCAGTCAGACCACCAGCTTCGATCTCGGTGAGAGCCCCTTCTGGTTTTCCAAATCACACAATAAATTTGTTTTCGAGGGGTGTGGAACTGCTGCTATGATGGATGGTGGGAGCGTGGTCACAGGGTGTTCAACGGCTTGTCCTGGTGTTACATTTAGCGATAGAAACAACTGTTTTGGAATCGGTTGTTGCAAAACTGCAATACCTTATTATGTCAAGTCGTACAGCATTAACTTGACAGGCTTGGAAAGGCAAGGGGACGATGGGGTTGTGGTTCTGCCTTCTTGGTGGATGAAACTCTATATAACCAAGGAAGGTTTTCTGACCCATATATTTTCAAGAATACGTCAGTTATTCCAACGTCACTTCTGTGGACTCTAACAGACTCTAATAAGTTAACTTGTTGTGATAACCGTACCCCAGTAAGGCGCAGAGTGGATGTGTTCAATGATACTCCAGTGGATACATGGAAATGCGGCAACTACTATACAGCGTCATCAGAAGATAGCCCTTATTTAATAGATGGATGCAGGGACTCTGGTATGCAATAATTCAatatacaacatcaaaaaaagaatttacaacgtCAAATAGTTTATTTCTTCTCTTAAAatcacttttatttattttttacatGCGAATAATTATCGTCGTGCttgcgggtgggttaccgggttttacacggaattggtggtggacgactcgggtactctcagagtactccgtttgtctagtgggtgccccgagaatactcgggattgatttgttgaccgttcaaaaaaaaatatatttttttacacatgtgtaaatggcaaacttacatatgtgtaaatttttcttatttacgaattcacgtaaatttaaatgtgtaaatccaatttctaacattgtattggAGTAATAATGATAattgtaaaaagaaattttgaaattCAATTGTTTTTTACCAAATTCTTGTGGTTTTTTCGTTCgttctcatggttctcgcaatatttagcgttcccATTTAAgtcatccccccccccacacacacacacacatatatatatataggtagaggatcctgtaaaaagtgctcaaagtgtgagaagtgtaagaagtgtattataacactatatataatactatataacaccatataaacaccgtataataatatgtaacaacatataatactatataacactatgtaacactatatatcattatataacaaatataacactatacatctatcatagacatgttatcagacaacctatagtgttatatttgttatataatgatatatagtgttacatagtgttatatggtattatatggtgttacatattgttatacggtgtttatatggtgttatatagtattatatatagtgttataatacacttcttacacttctcacactttaggccctttttacaatatccttaccctatatatatatatatatatatatatatatatatatatatatatctttttataATTTTGGTATGTATTTCAGTGTAAAGtatgtatttgtttattttgcTATTTAAGATTTTTAATTTGAGTTTTAAATTTGATAAACATGTAACATAGCCCGTTGCTAACACTATTTTAATTTGAGTTTCAAATTTGATAAACACTagtttaaaaccacgtgtattacatgggttgaataaatgtaaattcatataataaaataatatatctttaaaaaaccatgtgtattacacgaattgaataattataattttatattaattaaatgaTAATAAAGTTATTATTTAAGAATCCcatgtacaggttgaataaatatacttttatatattaaataataaaaagttatatatttaaaaaccccgtgtattacacggatatAATAAATgtagttttgtatattaaataataaatctttaaaaaaaccttGTATATTACATAGGTTGAATAAATCTATTTTCATATATCAGAtaatattaaaagttatatacaATTCGATTTATAAATTAAGTAATAAAATcggtataatatttttttaattaatgaaaataaaaaaaatatactaatacaaagtttggttttcatgATACATAATTTGGTTTATTTAAATACTATCTTAAAtttaaggataatattttattagaaagtgTAGAATTCAAAATAGAGAAACCAAATTTTTAAAAATCTTTGGGGATTAGTGACTGATTTTTAATGATGGcctacataataaaaaaataaaagaaaaaaaatatgaaatcATCTTGGCTAATTACGGATGTATTTTCATATGTATAATATTAAACCTTTATCTTGAATCAAAATGATTGATAAGTatcatgtttatttgaatttgatAAATTAAATAAGGAAAATAGGGAAAAAATATTTTAGAtgagaaaacaaaaaataaatagcTCCAATGAATGACACATGTCTTTcgtaggtttcttttattatacagTACTAGCGGTAAAAACCCGTGTGAAAACACGGGTGgcttttagaaaaccatgcataacacatttttatagaaagtaaaaaaaataattagtgcagacttacaaaattgatataaactaatggtcaataggtttaGTCAACAggaattccattatgttgataacCAAATCACTGTTGTCTATCGACTGTTAAAAACctctgttgctttccaacagactttgCTAAAAACTGTCAACCATTAtctccaatgaatgacacgtgtccttcgtaggtttttttttattatatagtatagatagatgtTATTATATTCCAATATTAAGTTATTTCAAGCTTACCATTAACTCTTATTCCTTCCAATAGCAATTCCAAAATACGCCAAGACAGGATGCAAAGATAAGTGTGGGAATGTGACGATCCCATACCCTTTTGGAATTGGTGCGGATTGCTCTGTCAATAAATGGTACATAGTTGATTGCAACTCCTCCACGCCATATCTACCAGCACTCAACCACCTGGAACTCTTGGATGTAAACTTGGAAGAACAGATAGTCAATGTTAGTGCATCTTGGATCCCTTATTGCCAAAGCCCAGTTCGAAATAGCAGTGAGATTATGGGCGTTGAATTTGGTAGTAGCCCCTTCTGGTTTTCCAAATCACACAATAAATTTGTTTTTGAGGGGTGTGGTACTGCCTCTATGCATATGGATAACGGGAGTATAATCACAGGGTGTTCATCGACTTGCCGCCACGATACACTTGGTGATAGAAACAACTGTTTTGGAAATGGTTGTTGCCAAACTGCAATTCCTCATTATCTCAAGTCATACAACATTAATCTCACCGGCTTGATAGAGGAAAAAGGTTGTCGGTCTGCCTTTTTGGTGGAAGATGAAACTTCATATGAGAAATCTGACGAAGGAAGGTTTTCTAACCCGTCTATTGTAAGGAGGAAAACATCTGTTATTGTCATGTCACTTATGTGGACGCTAAAAGATTCCGATCAAGTAACTTGTTGTTATAACTACCCCTATGAAAGAATCTTAATGGATATGTTTAATGGTACGACAGTGGATACACTGATATGCTACAATGAATGGTCTACAGAAGGAACCCCCTATTTAGTAGATGGATGCAAGTTCGATAATGGTAAGTATTTATTGTTTGTTATTCATGGTAAGTTCTTTTATATGTTTGTTTTGTGACATGGAACTTCATCTTATAGAAGAAAAGCCTACGGAAGAGTGTCGAAGGTGCCAAGATATTGGAGGTAACTGTAGATGGGACACGATACTTGACGTTGATGATGAACTTTTCAGTCGGACTTTCAATTGTATTCATGATGGAGAAAGAACTTCCTTGCGTGTAATTCTtggtaatgtttttttttttatactttttatccCTATTAGACACATGTAGTTATAAGAATTAGAGgtaatattatgaaaatatagTTGGAAATTGTTATTGTTTAAATATGGTTAATATATCATATCTCAACAttgtaaaaccctaattaaaatcAATACAAATAATTACAATTACAATTACACACACTTAAATGTGTTTTAACTTGGTATGAGAGCTAACCATTTCCGCGACCTTGCCATCGCCGTTTGCCCACCACTCCCCGACACACCGGAGCTTGTTTTTCACTTCGATGACATTTTCGTAAGCAACACCTAGGTGACACTACAATGGGCGACACTCTAGCGACATTCCTACAATGGCCACGATTGCCCCTCTAACTCCACAAGAAAAAACTGGACCGAACTCGCACAAGTTTGATTTCACCTTTTTTTCTTACAAACTACCCGTACAAGAAGACCATGATTGAACCTTTCATGACCACAAAAAACGTTTTTTTGTCGCGTTGACGGCTCAATCCCTTTTTCCTGATCTATCTATTGCCAAAAAATCTAATGCTATTGTTGCAGACACCATGTCAATCTAACTTATACAACATGGATTGCAAATGATGCTCATGTTCGCATGTTCGCATGATTATCATGTTTACGATCTCTCAAGCATATTTTCCACATGTTTAAGGCACAACTACTCGTGAGCTTTACGACTCTCTTACTTGAGGTTATGCCCCGCGTACGTTTTTTTTAAGGAATACACGGTTAAGCCACAATTCTTAAATTGAAGATGAAATGGGATGAGACAACACTTGCCTACCTTAGTCGTGCACAAGAATGTGTATTCGCGCTTGATAACATTGATGAACTAGTAAAAGACAAAGATCTGGTCTTGCATGTAATAAATAGCTTACATGACAAATATAGCTTAAAACAAATATTCTGGCTCATCCACTTCCTTTAGCATTTAATGAACTATTTAGTCTACTCACAGACCACGACTACATAGTTACAAAGCCTTCACAGCCCACTGATGTTGTCGCctttattgcctcaacaacatAAGCTCAAACTCCGCAGCAACATTTGAACCTCCAAAACATGGCATCTCAACTCGGCTATCAGCTTTTACCATACGTCACTGGTGCAGCTCCGCCACCCAAGCTTTTTACAACTGTCGTTCTCCCAACAATCGGGGGCTATAACAGAGGTAGACTTGTATTCAATTGTGGCaactacaacaacaacaaaaacagtGGTAAAAGGTTGCAGTCATGGTGGTAGTCAGTTCACTTTGGCAATATCTTTGGCACACACAACAAATGTTGCATTTGACATCTTTCTTTAGATTGCCCTAACCGTGATCCATCTACTTATCGCAATCATCCAAATGCCAAGTATTTTAACTATGCTAATGTGGAATCTCAACAAGGCTCCCCAGGATCACTATGCTGATGTGCAATCTCAATAGTTATGTAACCCCGGATTTGGCAAGTCTGGACAATTCTGAGGCATATCATGGCGATGACTTCCTTCGTGTTGGTAATGGTAAAGGTCTTCTATCAATCATGCCCAacaaaatcccacaaatagcgaagctattggtagggtctagggagggtgggatgtagccacaccttacctctacccctagGGATAGAGAGCCTGCTTCGACTGAGACCCTCAGCTCCAAAACACCCAAAAAATAAATAGAacatgaggtgtgtgtgtgtatgaaaCTACCAATATAATATGAGTGGTGAAAGAGTACATGGTAAACAAGACAAATATAACAACACAAACAACCTATACACATAGATGCACAGGGCCGTTTCTACGTTTTCGGAGGCCCTATGCGAACTACGAAGTGGAGGCCCTTTTGCAAAATTATCATTTTCAATATATTTAGTAACAAAACCCACCTTCTTTACCCGGGCTTGGGACAAAcaatattaaaaacaaaaaaattagtTAAAAAAATTTAAAGTCACATGTTTTTGTCGATAGGGAGGGTTAtattgagaacgctaaatattgcgagaaccgtgagaacgaatgagaaaaccaatcaaaaccgaaTTTCTTTAATACAAAACTCATtctaattaaaatacaacatcaaaaaagaaTTCACAACATCAGATGATTCATTTCTCATctcaaaatcattcttactagattttttacacatgtgtaaattttcgttatttacgaattcacataaatttaaacgtgtaaatttaatttctaacattgtattcgaataataatgacaagtgtaaaaaaattttgattttgaattatTTTTGACCAAATTCtcgtggttttttcattcgtactcacggttctcgcgatatttagcATTCTCATTTAAACTCTCCTCTTTATAGATATAGTATATGTTCAAATAAAAAATTTTTTCTAGCTTTACTTGAGGCAAAATGTTTGATGAAATTATTGTAATCAAGTTATTCTAAAAAAAACTTTTTCGATTGATATAATAGCTAATGATTGTAGGCCTTTTAATTTGGGTAATAAACTAATAGGTTGTTTCAATTACAAGCCTTTTTAGTGGGCTGTTCAATATATTATCTTGTAATAACTGAGCCTGGTATAAAGAAAACACACCAAATTTTGGAGGCCTTTTAAATTGGGTGGCCCCATGCCTAGGGTCTGAAGCCCTTTGGGCCGGCCCTGTAGATACATATCTACCACCATATACTACACCTAAGACACAATTGTACCCTCCCCTAAAAATCCTTAACCTTAATCATACGTCTCCACGAACTCTTATCATGGACCATCTTCTCAGAGAGGTGCAATCTTTGCAAATCCTATCTAATCCGCTCATCCAAGCAATTTTGGGTCTGCCTCTAATTCTTAAACTTTCACTCCTTACCCAAATCTTTCAACATTTCCGACATTCTCCATGTTCCTGGAAAAAAAACCCTCTATACGTCCAAAAAAAATTTCTTGATAACAATGTATTCTTTGAATTTCACTCAACTTGATACATCCCAACTTTCTTTTATGGGAGCATATTTCCTTACGGCAAGATAATCATTCATAACTAATTTCTCCACTAATGCCTATGGTCGAGTAGGAGTAAGAATACTGAACACACCACCGGTGGTTGTGTCCGATGTGTGTCTCGATTCAGTGAAAAGTACCTCGTAGAATATTTGGCATGTAAGCCGAATCTCTAAACTGTGATGTGGCTATTTCTTGATTAACTCTTTGACTCTTTCCCAAGCTTCAGATAGAATCTCATCTTCTTTTTGTTCGAATATCACTTCGGAGTTTATTCGTCTTATTTGGTAGAAAATACTTAGTTAAGGATTTTTAACCGTTATTTCGTAGGTGGTAACCGAACCTCTTAGTAAGGATGTAAGCCAATGCCGGGCCTTTCCGCCCAAAGAAAATGGGAACAAATTAAGTTTGATATCATCAGCGTATATCGCAAAGTTGTAATAACACTTGACATGAGAATTTGGATCTTCAGCTTCAAAGTCATTGAACTGAGAACTGATTTGGATCAATTAAATGATCGGAGTAGGGACTTGAAAAAATTAAGCTGCAATATCATGTCGAGTGACACTAGGAATTGGAGTCACAAATGGTCTTACATAATCAGCTATAGATCTTCATGGATTTGCCATTTTTTGGTTGAATTTTAGGCACATGTTGTTTTTCAATTGATGGTCCAACTTCAAACTGGGGTGCAACTGATACCTTCTTAGTAACAGTGGCTTGAGCATTTTTCTTCTTGGAACGCTTGGGCTCGTTCAGGTTCCGCAAAGAGTTTCCCTAATTTACCAGAACTTGATTTTAGCATAAACGAATTCCTAGAGTAGAAAGCTATAGCAAGTATTTTAGCTGGCATTATTAACCTCTATAAGCAAAACAAACCTCGTATGGTATTACACTACTACTTCAAACTGTTTTCAAAATTATCTTGTCCCAGCAACGGTGCCAAAAGTTGTGCGATTAGTAACACAATAAATCACAAAGCACATACTAGTTTTAAAAAGGTGAAATACCAATAAGAACTAAACTACACACGTAAAAAGGCAATGGATGAAATTTACCTAAGAATATACAATCGATGAAAAAAGGGTGAAAGTAGAatatgaataagaaaactaagGATGGTCGTAACATAGAACAAGGAACAATCAGGATGAGAAAGGGTAAATATGAAGAATTGAATTATCAAAGGTGATTGACCCAAAATGAATGATTATGGAACTGTATTGGAACCTAATCGAAAAACATAACGAGAAGTGCTAAGATGGATTGAATCCCGATAATGTTAACCATGTTGAATGTATGGAAAGAAGCTATAGACACACCTCAAAACTTATTTCAACAAAGCAAGTCATTATAACATATTCATATGAGATATGACCAAGGCTTTCTAGGTTGGGTTCAACAATGAACAACGAACATTGCGACTTATAATTACTAATCAAGATCAAACATTAAAAAAGCTATAACTAGTATTCAGATCCTTTCCATAGGAAGCTCACACATTTTACCAAGTTGTTTATTACCGGTTAAGGT belongs to Helianthus annuus cultivar XRQ/B chromosome 5, HanXRQr2.0-SUNRISE, whole genome shotgun sequence and includes:
- the LOC118492052 gene encoding wall-associated receptor kinase-like 6, giving the protein MGVEFGSSPFWFSKSHNKFVFEGCGTASMHMDNGSIITGCSSTCRHDTLGDRNNCFGNGCCQTAIPHYLKSYNINLTGLIEEKGCRSAFLVEDETSYEKSDEGRFSNPSIVRRKTSVIVMSLMWTLKDSDQVTCCYNYPYERILMDMFNGTTVDTLICYNEWSTEGTPYLVDGCKFDNEEKPTEECRRCQDIGGNCRWDTILDVDDELFSRTFNCIHDGERTSLRVILGNVFFFILFIPIRHM